A region from the Benincasa hispida cultivar B227 chromosome 10, ASM972705v1, whole genome shotgun sequence genome encodes:
- the LOC120089076 gene encoding uncharacterized protein LOC120089076, with product MEPQIGTPLLYVAITRDIWEAVKKLYCTQQNGARLYALRKQVHECKQGTIDVTTYFNKLFLIWQEMDLCQELIWSCPCGGVLHYQFEETNRFYGFLARLNPKFDAVRSRIMGARPVPSLMEVCSGIRLEEDRSNAMNNPVIQLTNFAAFKVSRTDKQNGKVLPACEHCKKP from the coding sequence ATGGAACCCCAGATTGGCACACCCCTGCTGTATGTTGCTATTACAAGAGATATTTGGGAGGCTGTGAAAAAGTTGTACTGCACACAACAAAATGGAGCTCGATTGTATGCACTTCGTAAACAAGTCCATGAATGTAAACAAGGAACCATAGATGTCACAACTTACTTCAATAAACTATTTTTGATTTGGCAAGAAATGGATTTATGTCAAGAGTTGATTTGGAGTTGTCCGTGTGGAGGAGTTTTGCACTATCAGTTCGAAGAGACAAACCGATTCTATGGTTTTTTGGCAAGacttaatccaaaatttgatgCTGTGCGAAGTCGAATTATGGGAGCTCGTCCAGTACCCTCCCTGATGGAAGTGTGTTCTGGAATCCGACTTGAAGAAGATCGGTCTAATGCCATGAATAATCCAGTAATTCAGTTAACTAATTTCGCTGCGTTTAAAGTATCAAGAACTGACAAACAAAATGGAAAAGTACTTCCAGCCTGTGAACACTGTAAGAAGCCATGA